The following coding sequences lie in one Polluticoccus soli genomic window:
- a CDS encoding sensor histidine kinase, translating to MIIGKPQILFGFLILFICSWRADGQINLNINNGMPSNHVYQMVRDKYGYLWIATTNGVVRYNGYELKTYTIADGLPSNDVWSIHLDKKDRLWLLCFAHAPGYIYKNKYHETYVDNDDYTLSTTRMAEHKDGVAFINKYRTTGHYFFRERNDSIASIFNDIHIWYFYLNQNAEFINGRDDSNFVIYTYKLAGDTLALKSKCTYDSSIISLHRLNYTRFNYHNYDIAYFPGKNNVYALNFATCKLDTLSFPGAVSKILHLDKYLCVLTRDSAYKLNEDLSIQQSTTIADLTNNFVSSPAELVYFVEDDLWGKTIATLSNGMFVLPPEMSPFKRLTPFLNARFKYIGMIDNGTGYWWNAHEGIMATIGENGTVENYRLQTRESINKVLPLNDTHSILFFNDAPRLINHKTKAIKNLSLYTLQHHTVAFRFSANNIVSSNGILYTASSSGFDKAYISNDTFYFKPLYSDRCIDVLYDSLRQMVWAYNTGKIILHNKAGNTFVITSEQTRALGINRIEQIVLDNKYGNIFIKDGDRLQCFNLNNYSCHQLFNQCNLSDTKIFKRGNVLVIVGKFGVLYSKIQGKGKLSAPIIHFNDKYNFYQSTYDVQVSKKEIFLNTNNGLYSINMPKDEDYDIYKYSHPFSLLLSYAGDLSTVNSNDSITIHQNDRKLLFDLINPLGNGHVKYQYMINGVDSTWLELNNNELNLPNLQPGQYHTLSLKVRDDVWKSNPMQLHLYVIPYWWQTNPGQSIVLLLGLALVTGVILSTVLITRKIIMKNNLRKNKLLELEIKSIHSQINPHFIFNTLNTTLHYIVKKKLDEAYDHVSSFSSLLRAYLKSSRNRYITLGEEINNLQNYIRLQQTRFENAFSYEIKTNLPDNKTIYVPSLLLQPIVENAINHGLLPKDAPGHLKLTFSANATTNVLQCMIDDDGVGRKKHITDKQRADSGRESYGNHLIKELVDILNKYENAGIEINYIDKELPETGTTVIITIKNALKDG from the coding sequence ATGATCATCGGTAAGCCGCAAATACTTTTTGGGTTTCTGATCTTGTTCATCTGCAGTTGGCGGGCTGATGGTCAGATCAATCTAAACATCAACAACGGAATGCCCTCCAACCATGTTTACCAAATGGTCAGGGATAAATATGGTTATCTGTGGATAGCCACTACAAATGGCGTAGTAAGATATAACGGTTATGAACTCAAAACTTATACAATCGCGGACGGGCTACCCAGCAATGATGTTTGGAGCATACACCTGGACAAAAAAGATCGTCTGTGGCTGTTATGTTTCGCACATGCGCCAGGATATATCTACAAGAATAAATATCACGAAACTTATGTAGACAATGATGATTATACCTTGTCGACGACCAGAATGGCTGAACACAAGGATGGTGTTGCTTTTATCAACAAATACCGGACAACTGGACACTACTTCTTTAGAGAGAGAAACGATTCAATAGCTAGTATTTTTAACGACATACATATTTGGTATTTCTATCTCAACCAAAATGCGGAGTTCATAAATGGCCGCGACGACTCTAATTTTGTTATCTATACCTATAAACTGGCTGGCGACACGTTGGCGCTCAAAAGCAAGTGCACTTACGACTCATCTATTATTTCGTTACACAGACTCAATTATACAAGGTTCAATTACCATAACTATGACATTGCCTATTTCCCAGGAAAAAACAACGTTTATGCCTTAAACTTTGCCACCTGCAAGCTCGATACACTTTCGTTTCCAGGTGCTGTTAGTAAAATTCTTCACCTGGATAAATACCTGTGTGTTCTGACCAGGGACAGCGCGTATAAACTGAACGAGGATCTCTCAATACAGCAATCGACTACTATAGCCGATTTGACAAACAATTTTGTTTCGTCGCCGGCAGAACTTGTCTACTTCGTAGAAGACGACCTCTGGGGAAAAACTATTGCAACGCTTTCGAACGGCATGTTCGTACTCCCGCCTGAAATGTCACCATTTAAACGGCTGACGCCATTTCTAAATGCGCGATTCAAGTACATTGGAATGATTGACAACGGTACGGGTTACTGGTGGAACGCACATGAAGGCATAATGGCAACTATTGGCGAAAACGGCACCGTCGAAAATTACCGACTCCAAACGCGTGAAAGCATTAATAAGGTCTTGCCCCTTAATGACACCCATTCAATACTTTTTTTTAATGACGCCCCCAGGCTCATTAATCACAAAACCAAAGCCATAAAAAACCTTTCGTTATATACTTTACAACACCATACAGTCGCCTTTAGGTTCTCCGCAAACAACATTGTTTCAAGCAATGGCATATTATATACAGCTAGCTCAAGTGGGTTCGACAAGGCATACATTTCTAACGACACATTCTACTTCAAACCTCTTTATTCAGATAGATGCATAGATGTTCTTTACGATTCGCTGCGACAAATGGTATGGGCGTACAATACCGGCAAGATCATACTGCACAATAAGGCGGGCAATACATTTGTTATCACAAGCGAACAAACCAGGGCTCTCGGCATTAACCGTATTGAACAGATCGTATTGGACAATAAATATGGGAACATATTTATTAAAGACGGCGACAGGCTCCAATGCTTTAATCTTAACAACTATTCTTGCCACCAATTATTTAATCAATGTAATCTCTCGGATACAAAAATCTTTAAGCGGGGAAATGTATTAGTAATTGTGGGGAAATTCGGCGTGCTGTATAGTAAAATTCAAGGAAAAGGGAAGCTCTCTGCACCTATCATTCACTTCAACGACAAATATAACTTTTACCAAAGCACGTATGACGTCCAGGTTTCAAAAAAAGAGATATTCCTAAACACTAATAATGGGCTGTATTCGATAAATATGCCTAAAGACGAAGATTATGACATTTATAAATATTCACACCCTTTCAGCCTGTTACTATCATACGCCGGTGATCTATCAACGGTAAATAGCAATGATAGCATTACGATACACCAAAACGATAGAAAGCTCCTGTTTGACCTGATAAACCCCTTGGGAAACGGACACGTAAAATACCAATATATGATAAATGGGGTTGACTCCACATGGCTCGAACTCAACAATAATGAATTGAACCTGCCTAACCTGCAACCCGGCCAATATCATACACTATCGCTGAAAGTGAGAGATGATGTGTGGAAAAGCAACCCAATGCAACTTCATCTTTACGTTATCCCATACTGGTGGCAAACAAATCCGGGTCAGAGTATCGTTTTATTACTAGGACTAGCCCTGGTCACAGGGGTAATACTATCAACCGTTCTTATCACCAGGAAAATTATCATGAAAAACAACTTGAGGAAGAATAAACTTCTTGAGCTAGAGATCAAGTCGATCCACTCTCAAATAAACCCGCATTTTATTTTCAACACACTAAATACTACTCTTCATTACATTGTTAAGAAAAAGCTTGATGAAGCCTATGACCATGTATCCAGCTTTTCAAGTCTATTAAGGGCATATTTGAAATCATCGCGAAACCGGTATATTACATTGGGAGAGGAGATCAATAACCTGCAGAACTATATACGCCTTCAGCAAACACGGTTTGAAAATGCATTTAGTTATGAGATCAAAACAAATCTGCCGGATAACAAAACTATTTATGTTCCATCGTTATTGTTGCAACCAATAGTAGAGAACGCGATCAACCACGGGCTATTACCTAAAGATGCACCTGGACATCTGAAACTCACATTCTCTGCGAATGCAACTACCAACGTATTACAGTGCATGATCGACGATGATGGAG
- a CDS encoding response regulator transcription factor, whose amino-acid sequence MKQNILLVEDEKKIADTIQAGLGEYNYNVVTAYNGLEGKDLYYSGKYDLIILDINLPVMNGYELCKMIRYKDKQVPIIMLTAMDFTENKIEGFEAGADDYIAKPFEFRELVARIKALLRRADFKGAPVEEKVLKLADLEMNVDSKEVKRGSKKIALTAKEFQLLEYLLRKRGKVVSRADIAKDVWDIDFDTQTNVIDVYVNFLRKKIDKDFAPKLIHTQVGMGYILKSDED is encoded by the coding sequence ATGAAACAGAATATATTGCTTGTTGAAGATGAAAAGAAGATCGCAGACACAATCCAGGCAGGTTTGGGTGAATATAACTACAACGTTGTTACAGCTTATAACGGCCTTGAGGGGAAAGACTTGTATTATTCAGGTAAGTATGACCTGATAATCCTGGATATCAACCTTCCGGTGATGAATGGTTATGAGCTGTGTAAGATGATACGGTACAAGGACAAGCAGGTACCTATAATAATGTTAACCGCTATGGACTTTACTGAAAACAAGATAGAAGGCTTTGAGGCAGGAGCCGATGACTATATCGCCAAACCTTTTGAATTTAGGGAATTGGTGGCTAGGATCAAGGCGTTACTAAGAAGGGCCGACTTTAAAGGAGCGCCGGTAGAGGAAAAGGTGTTGAAATTGGCGGATCTGGAAATGAATGTGGACAGTAAAGAAGTAAAAAGAGGGAGTAAAAAGATAGCGCTGACTGCCAAAGAATTTCAATTGCTTGAATATTTGCTGAGGAAAAGAGGCAAAGTGGTTTCAAGGGCCGATATTGCCAAAGATGTGTGGGACATAGATTTTGATACACAAACAAATGTGATTGATGTTTATGTCAATTTTTTACGTAAGAAGATAGACAAGGATTTTGCCCCGAAATTGATCCACACCCAGGTGGGGATGGGGTATATCCTCAAGTCTGATGAAGATTAA
- a CDS encoding sensor histidine kinase, translated as MLLLCWAIYFYSAQNRVVQFQERLYRKAYSTALLLKSNQFNAEEVKAINESGNSSLFRKSIIVYDKRDSLIFTYRDPDALPLIVNKTVLNTAKQRKKYFFGWDGRDAVAINYKDPNYEYTVIVASYDNDRVEWLSKLQAILAVCFFGSISIVIITGYVFSLGLVSSIRNLTNRINRISADNFLYRLETGSGKDELQQLGITINELLDRLQRSFDTQRRFIANASHELSTPLTAITSQLDVALQRERTNEEYKKIIKSIKDDAKRLGLLVKSLLEIAKASDSTGGIELASVRIDELLMGIPTEMKKISKLYEVELVFDEFPEDESQTVVYGNMPLLYSAIKNIIHNACKFSPDKTAFVKLSFTAANIVVTIHDNGPGIAPDDLEHIFQPFFRGYKQNNLIYGSGLGLALSKRIIDLHKGDIRVETEVDKGTTFIVMLPIERVERQEAYGNEMPDYSALN; from the coding sequence ATGTTACTATTATGTTGGGCTATTTATTTCTATTCTGCCCAAAACAGGGTGGTCCAGTTCCAGGAGCGTTTGTATCGTAAGGCATACAGTACCGCCCTGTTATTAAAGTCCAATCAATTTAATGCAGAGGAAGTAAAGGCGATCAATGAATCAGGCAATAGCTCACTATTCAGGAAAAGTATTATTGTTTACGATAAGCGCGATAGCCTGATTTTTACCTACCGCGACCCGGATGCCTTGCCGCTGATTGTGAATAAAACGGTGTTGAATACTGCCAAACAGCGAAAAAAGTACTTTTTTGGCTGGGATGGCAGGGATGCTGTGGCTATCAATTACAAAGATCCAAATTATGAGTATACCGTAATAGTAGCCTCGTACGACAACGATAGGGTTGAGTGGCTGTCGAAACTACAGGCGATATTGGCTGTGTGTTTTTTCGGTAGTATTAGTATAGTTATTATTACTGGTTATGTCTTCTCACTTGGATTGGTTAGCTCGATACGAAATCTTACCAATAGGATCAACCGCATTTCCGCCGATAACTTTTTGTACCGTCTTGAGACCGGCAGCGGTAAAGACGAACTACAGCAGCTCGGTATAACTATCAATGAGCTTTTGGATAGGCTGCAACGCTCATTCGACACACAGCGTCGTTTTATCGCGAATGCATCGCATGAGTTATCGACTCCGCTGACAGCCATTACGAGCCAACTTGATGTAGCCTTGCAGCGCGAACGTACGAATGAAGAATATAAAAAGATAATTAAGTCAATAAAAGACGATGCCAAACGACTTGGGCTGCTTGTAAAAAGCCTGCTTGAAATAGCAAAGGCCAGCGATTCAACCGGAGGGATCGAACTTGCTTCTGTGCGAATAGACGAATTGCTGATGGGCATTCCGACTGAAATGAAAAAGATCAGTAAGCTATATGAGGTGGAGTTGGTTTTTGATGAATTTCCCGAAGATGAAAGCCAAACGGTAGTGTATGGCAATATGCCACTACTATATAGCGCCATCAAGAATATCATCCATAATGCTTGTAAGTTTTCACCTGACAAGACTGCCTTTGTAAAACTTAGCTTTACCGCGGCTAATATTGTCGTCACTATACATGACAACGGGCCAGGTATCGCTCCGGATGACCTCGAACACATATTTCAACCATTTTTCAGGGGGTACAAACAGAATAACCTTATATATGGGTCTGGTCTTGGTTTAGCTCTTTCCAAGAGGATAATTGATCTGCATAAGGGCGATATAAGGGTCGAAACAGAGGTAGACAAGGGTACCACTTTTATAGTGATGCTTCCGATTGAACGTGTCGAGAGGCAGGAGGCTTATGGCAACGAAATGCCTGATTATTCTGCGTTGAATTAG
- a CDS encoding calcium-binding EGF-like domain-containing protein → MKSIRNIAFSALLTLGAFSAITYASCSKDECEDVVCQNGGTCVDGSCVCSSGYEGTNCEIKSNAKFVGTWSVTETCGSATSNPYQVTITADGTDATKVLVSNLGNYGCTQGGTIVFDGLVNGATLTINDNACATQMNATGNYANGKITFNYTASYGVTTDNCTATLSK, encoded by the coding sequence ATGAAATCAATCCGCAACATTGCTTTTTCTGCTCTCCTGACTTTAGGCGCCTTCAGCGCAATAACTTATGCATCTTGTAGCAAAGACGAATGTGAAGATGTCGTTTGCCAAAACGGCGGCACTTGCGTTGATGGTTCTTGCGTGTGTTCTTCCGGCTATGAGGGCACTAATTGCGAAATCAAATCAAATGCGAAGTTTGTCGGCACCTGGTCTGTAACAGAAACGTGTGGTTCAGCAACCTCAAATCCGTATCAGGTTACTATTACCGCAGACGGCACAGATGCAACAAAAGTTCTGGTGTCTAACCTCGGTAATTATGGCTGTACACAGGGCGGAACGATTGTATTTGACGGCTTGGTAAACGGTGCCACACTTACTATTAATGACAACGCATGTGCCACTCAAATGAATGCCACTGGCAACTATGCAAACGGCAAAATCACGTTTAACTATACTGCCTCTTACGGCGTAACTACAGATAATTGCACTGCTACTTTATCGAAATAA
- a CDS encoding tetratricopeptide repeat protein, protein MAVFFLLLLSVPGLAQYEYDYDTDCRKAYTYFLSLQLSDGNQAVIQAIKANPRNLMATYIADYEDCMLLLFNGDRAQLDQRKSHLDARLDLLENGDRTSPWYRFTKAGVYLHWALIYTRFADNLKAANAFRRSFALLKENKKLYPTFGYNDVFIGLEEAVISTLPGDFRWLAAIFGMKGDLKRGMLRLETFLRMHDQEDILYRETALYYNYLRFYLMFQQQEVWSYIASDRFSTDNNLMHLFFRAHIALNFRKADVAVATLQKAKLQKDYNSFPILDYEMASAYLLSFQPATIDYYQRYLSRSRNRMFIKETWMKMAYYYYISGDITKADRCRQQILNSGSLLVDGDKQAQRFAEAAEWPNRQLLQARLLTDGGYYNKAYQKITSLKAEDLRTEVEKVEYYFRLGRIYDELQDPEKALVFYARAAESGKSRKEHYAARAVLQMGFIYEKKGDKVTAMSKFNECLEMRGHDFQNSIDQQAKAGLNRLAN, encoded by the coding sequence TTGGCAGTTTTTTTTCTTTTATTACTTTCTGTTCCTGGTCTGGCCCAATATGAGTACGATTATGATACTGATTGCCGCAAAGCCTACACGTATTTTCTAAGCCTTCAACTTTCAGATGGAAACCAGGCAGTCATACAAGCGATAAAGGCGAATCCACGCAACCTTATGGCTACGTACATCGCCGATTACGAAGACTGTATGTTGTTGTTGTTCAACGGAGACCGCGCGCAGCTTGATCAACGAAAGTCGCACCTGGATGCCCGATTGGATCTGTTAGAAAATGGGGATAGAACTTCGCCATGGTATCGGTTCACCAAAGCGGGGGTCTACCTGCATTGGGCACTTATTTATACTCGCTTCGCTGATAATTTGAAGGCTGCTAACGCATTCAGAAGATCGTTCGCTCTGTTGAAAGAAAATAAGAAATTGTATCCCACTTTTGGCTACAACGATGTCTTTATCGGTTTAGAAGAAGCCGTTATCAGTACTTTGCCAGGTGATTTTAGGTGGCTCGCTGCAATTTTTGGAATGAAAGGCGACTTAAAACGTGGGATGTTGCGTTTGGAAACCTTTCTCCGCATGCACGATCAGGAAGATATCCTCTACAGAGAAACGGCACTATACTATAATTATCTGCGATTTTACCTGATGTTTCAACAACAGGAGGTATGGTCATATATAGCCAGCGATCGATTTAGTACCGACAATAACCTGATGCACTTATTTTTTAGGGCGCATATAGCACTCAACTTTAGAAAGGCCGATGTGGCTGTTGCGACGTTGCAGAAAGCAAAATTGCAAAAGGACTACAACTCATTTCCCATCCTTGATTATGAGATGGCATCGGCTTATTTGCTGTCTTTTCAACCGGCAACAATAGACTATTACCAACGCTATTTATCGCGTAGCCGAAATAGAATGTTCATAAAAGAAACCTGGATGAAAATGGCCTATTACTATTACATTTCAGGTGATATAACGAAAGCCGACCGCTGCAGACAGCAGATTCTGAATTCGGGGTCTTTGCTTGTAGATGGGGATAAGCAGGCGCAACGCTTTGCAGAAGCTGCAGAATGGCCGAACCGCCAACTCCTGCAGGCGCGTTTGTTAACAGACGGAGGTTATTATAACAAGGCTTATCAAAAAATAACTTCCTTAAAAGCAGAAGATTTGAGGACTGAAGTAGAGAAAGTCGAATATTATTTCCGCCTGGGGCGCATATATGATGAATTGCAGGATCCAGAAAAAGCGCTTGTATTCTACGCGCGAGCTGCCGAATCTGGTAAAAGCCGCAAAGAGCATTATGCCGCAAGAGCAGTACTGCAGATGGGTTTCATATACGAGAAAAAGGGTGATAAAGTAACCGCAATGTCAAAATTTAACGAGTGTCTGGAAATGAGGGGGCACGATTTCCAAAATTCCATAGATCAGCAGGCCAAAGCAGGATTAAATAGATTGGCAAATTAA